The following nucleotide sequence is from Coleofasciculus sp. FACHB-T130.
AGGCGGTAGTATCGGTACTTTCCTGCAAACGGGGACTCTACAATTAGCAGCTTCTAGCTTGAGCATTCCTGGAATCATTGTCGCTGTTTTAGGCGCAATTGTTGCAGTCTTCCTGTGGAACTTACTCACTCGCCGCGCCGCTTAAGTAGCGCTACATCTGCCACTTCGTTCGGCAGATTCACAATGCTCAATCTGCGATCGCAGCTCTTGGGCAAGTCTTGGGCAACTGATTAATTTTCAAGGAAGTGAAAATTGCGTTGTAATAGACGACAGGTAAGTAGTATACGCCTCGTCAGTAGGGGAGTATCATAGACTCCCCTACACTTTCAATGCAATGAGATCGAGGAACGCGATCGCTTGGAGCAAGATTGATATTTTTTGATTGAAGTATGATTCGGGAATTCTCAATCTTGCTATACATAGTTATTTTATGGCTTTGAAAATAGCTTTAAAATAATTGCCAGAGCCTTGCATCTACCATTCGTATAAAAGTTCAAGATAAAAATTGAAGTGTGAAACCGCAGGCTGCAACTATAGCCCTGCGAACCATTCATAACCTTGATCTTCCCAATAGCCCTTATAAGGTAACAAATCGCCAACTAGCGTAATGCTTGTCACCCATTTGCTTTGCTTGTAGCCGAGTTTAATCGGGGAAGCTAGACGTAGAGGGGCACCATTTTCAACCGATAAAGGTTGACTATTTTTTTGATACGCCATGAGAGTTTGGGGATGCAACGCAGAAGCGATATCCCAACTTTCGTAATAACCATCCGCCGATTTAAAGTAAGCATAGCGGACATTCGCTTTTGGTTGCGCTAGAGATACAATTTCCCGCAGTTGGATTCCCCCCCACTGCACAATTGCCGCCCAACCTTCGACGCAGACATGGCGAATTGTCATTGAGGATAAAGGCATTTGCTGAAGATCCGCCATACTAAGACTCAAAGGATTATTAACCTCGCCATTTACATTTAGGCGAAACGCAACA
It contains:
- a CDS encoding GlsB/YeaQ/YmgE family stress response membrane protein: MNIIAWIVLGLIAGAIAKAIYPGHQGGGILGTIVLGIIGAFVGGSIGTFLQTGTLQLAASSLSIPGIIVAVLGAIVAVFLWNLLTRRAA
- a CDS encoding molybdopterin-dependent oxidoreductase, whose translation is MNLIQVPRRRFLQFSGLSSISLLLGGCAFSVFEGIAGKAFEPLNQSVEELLLNPQKPVPEFPASQIEPDALIINTFDFTPQIDPVAFRLNVNGEVNNPLSLSMADLQQMPLSSMTIRHVCVEGWAAIVQWGGIQLREIVSLAQPKANVRYAYFKSADGYYESWDIASALHPQTLMAYQKNSQPLSVENGAPLRLASPIKLGYKQSKWVTSITLVGDLLPYKGYWEDQGYEWFAGL